The Prevotella sp. E9-3 genome has a window encoding:
- a CDS encoding CapA family protein — protein sequence MKDKTFRIIIGGDLLPNATNIPLFEEGDAQQLFGKEICSLFAEADFSIVNLEGPLTDAVEQQEKVGPVLNAPISTVKGIKGLGVDAIALANNHIMDYGKKGFLDTIGCLETARIQHVGSGKDSNSIKTHISLTLGGERVCIYNVSETFFNIPDEHTAGVNLYDEYIVCNELKELKQKHDYVIVIYHGGAEYLPYPTPMVRRRFHRMADCGADFITAQHTHCIGCEEFYNGAYLLYGQGNFFFARQYTKKMTREGLVVEICFREKEKSVEIKKHKICVTNQDLLRYAADQSLNDFEERSSQIDNEELICSEYERVKAADIMNKYLMAFKGNSRWNRMMLRLFPKRYKDNLLNTYTKQQILINQTVVNQDRRQEDMRFVWNYIVKKRYLSQK from the coding sequence ATGAAAGATAAGACATTTCGAATAATCATAGGTGGTGATTTGCTGCCCAACGCAACAAATATTCCGCTATTTGAAGAGGGCGATGCTCAACAGCTCTTCGGCAAAGAGATATGCAGCCTGTTCGCAGAGGCAGATTTCTCCATTGTCAATCTTGAAGGTCCTTTGACCGATGCTGTTGAACAGCAGGAAAAAGTAGGCCCTGTCCTAAACGCTCCTATTTCAACAGTTAAAGGTATTAAAGGTTTAGGGGTTGATGCAATAGCATTAGCAAATAACCATATCATGGATTATGGAAAAAAGGGGTTTCTCGATACAATCGGGTGCTTGGAAACTGCAAGGATACAACATGTCGGTTCTGGTAAAGACTCAAACAGTATAAAGACACATATAAGCCTGACATTAGGTGGGGAAAGGGTGTGTATTTACAATGTTTCAGAGACTTTCTTTAATATTCCAGATGAGCATACAGCGGGTGTGAACTTGTATGATGAATACATCGTATGCAATGAACTTAAAGAACTTAAACAAAAACATGATTATGTTATAGTTATATACCATGGTGGCGCTGAGTATCTTCCATATCCAACTCCGATGGTTAGGAGACGGTTTCACAGGATGGCTGATTGTGGTGCTGATTTTATAACAGCTCAACATACCCATTGCATAGGATGTGAGGAATTCTATAATGGTGCATACTTGTTATATGGGCAAGGAAATTTCTTTTTCGCAAGACAATACACAAAAAAGATGACAAGGGAAGGTTTGGTGGTAGAAATATGTTTTAGAGAAAAGGAAAAGTCAGTAGAAATAAAAAAACATAAGATTTGTGTTACCAATCAAGATTTATTACGATATGCTGCAGACCAGAGTTTAAATGATTTTGAGGAGCGAAGTAGCCAAATTGATAATGAAGAACTAATATGTTCTGAATACGAGCGTGTTAAAGCAGCCGATATCATGAATAAGTATTTGATGGCATTTAAAGGAAACAGCAGATGGAATCGCATGATGCTTAGGCTCTTTCCTAAGCGTTATAAAGATAATCTTTTGAATACTTATACGAAACAACAAATATTAATTAACCAGACTGTTGTAAACCAAGATAGGAGGCAAGAAGATATGCGCTTTGTTTGGAATTATATTGTCAAAAAAAGATATTTATCACAAAAATAA
- a CDS encoding lipopolysaccharide biosynthesis protein: MAKNLKQKAASGMIWTALQKYSTMFIQFISGIILARLLTPYDYGCIGMLMIFMVLAEAFIDGGFGSALIQKKRPTQEDYSTIFWWNLGMAVLMYAILYVSAPAIARFYDIPLLCDVLRVQGLVLFIYAFNIIQRNQLRKKLNFRVLSIVTITTSITSLLITILMAYHGYGVWALVAQHLLTAFIPALVFWFYIRWRPIWTFSWQSFRELFSFGFYMFLTHLLNQFGQQLQGLLIGKMYNPAIMGYYSKAQGTEKLASTSISQVLTQVTYPLYAEVQDDKEKLGNMIKRLTMTLAYITFPLMFLLLLCAKPIFLFLYSERWLPSVPYFQVLCIAGLAYCLQSVNLQSIAAIGKSKMMFVWTVIKRTIGIGFVVGGLALFGINGLLIGMVLNTWFSYFVNISLVSKHVGYKWWKQLMDIVPIMVSAVVAAAVSYETAELCHFSIYLDGLVKLFIYIIAYAGWSLLFKPEAFIYTKSIVTPMFSKIKKKFSRR, translated from the coding sequence ATGGCAAAGAATCTGAAACAAAAAGCCGCATCAGGCATGATCTGGACAGCGTTGCAGAAATATTCTACAATGTTTATCCAGTTCATTTCAGGTATCATACTGGCCCGTCTGCTCACCCCATACGACTATGGCTGCATCGGCATGCTGATGATTTTCATGGTGCTGGCCGAGGCTTTCATTGACGGAGGATTCGGATCAGCACTCATCCAGAAGAAACGACCTACGCAGGAGGATTACTCTACCATCTTCTGGTGGAACCTCGGAATGGCCGTCCTGATGTATGCCATCCTCTATGTCTCTGCTCCTGCCATAGCCCGCTTTTACGACATACCACTACTCTGCGACGTGCTTCGAGTTCAAGGGCTTGTTCTCTTCATATATGCGTTTAATATCATTCAGCGTAACCAATTGCGAAAGAAGCTGAACTTTCGTGTCCTTTCCATTGTCACCATCACTACCTCGATCACCTCCCTCCTAATCACCATTCTCATGGCCTACCATGGCTATGGCGTTTGGGCTTTGGTGGCGCAGCATCTACTCACGGCTTTCATCCCTGCACTTGTCTTCTGGTTCTATATCAGGTGGCGTCCCATTTGGACATTCTCTTGGCAGTCCTTCCGCGAGTTGTTCAGCTTTGGGTTTTATATGTTCCTGACACATCTTCTCAATCAATTCGGACAGCAGCTTCAAGGACTTCTTATAGGTAAGATGTATAATCCTGCAATTATGGGATATTACTCCAAAGCACAGGGGACGGAGAAACTTGCATCTACGAGTATCTCGCAGGTTTTGACACAAGTCACTTATCCCTTATATGCAGAAGTGCAAGATGATAAGGAGAAACTGGGAAACATGATTAAGCGGCTTACAATGACTCTTGCATACATAACTTTCCCGCTGATGTTCCTTCTCCTGCTGTGTGCCAAGCCCATCTTTCTTTTTCTCTATTCTGAACGCTGGCTCCCCAGTGTCCCTTATTTTCAGGTGCTATGCATCGCCGGATTGGCATATTGTTTACAGTCAGTCAATCTTCAATCGATTGCGGCCATTGGAAAAAGTAAGATGATGTTTGTATGGACAGTCATTAAACGAACAATAGGAATAGGCTTCGTAGTGGGAGGATTGGCTTTATTTGGAATTAACGGCCTTTTAATAGGCATGGTGTTGAACACATGGTTCTCCTATTTTGTGAATATATCCTTGGTCTCCAAACATGTGGGATATAAATGGTGGAAACAGCTGATGGACATCGTGCCTATTATGGTATCTGCGGTTGTAGCTGCTGCTGTGAGCTATGAAACGGCAGAGTTGTGCCATTTTTCAATCTATCTTGACGGACTTGTCAAATTGTTTATATACATTATCGCCTACGCAGGTTGGTCTTTACTATTTAAACCGGAAGCATTTATATATACCAAGAGTATAGTTACCCCCATGTTTTCTAAAATCAAAAAAAAGTTCTCAAGAAGATGA
- a CDS encoding GNAT family N-acetyltransferase codes for MENNFQIIEKPDWVSWDEIREVLWKSHAENRENGINNALPSKSSDEIRRFVGDKGKMFVALDGKKVIGTWAVLIKNNRKWFTSGEYAYECFVTVLPEYRKTRAYFLLSRTAMDYIRWKGLSLTTGDAHENNQTILKLKLREGYQYVAYKACKDHYNVVIAKWFNECPYPSWYIKFRFQLSKLYLKTRYKMVPGKGRVKRFGIL; via the coding sequence ATGGAAAATAATTTTCAAATCATAGAGAAACCTGACTGGGTGTCGTGGGACGAAATACGTGAAGTGTTGTGGAAGTCCCATGCAGAGAACAGAGAAAATGGTATCAATAATGCCTTACCCTCGAAGTCAAGTGACGAGATAAGACGGTTCGTTGGCGACAAGGGAAAAATGTTTGTTGCCTTGGATGGGAAAAAAGTCATTGGGACTTGGGCTGTTCTGATTAAGAATAACCGAAAATGGTTCACGAGTGGCGAATATGCATACGAATGTTTTGTAACTGTGCTTCCAGAATATAGAAAAACGCGCGCCTACTTTCTCCTATCAAGGACAGCAATGGATTATATCAGATGGAAAGGACTTTCTTTAACAACGGGTGATGCACATGAAAATAATCAGACAATTCTAAAATTGAAGTTACGCGAAGGTTATCAATATGTTGCATATAAAGCCTGCAAAGACCATTACAATGTGGTAATAGCTAAATGGTTCAACGAATGCCCTTATCCATCTTGGTACATCAAATTCCGTTTTCAATTGTCAAAACTGTATTTGAAGACTCGTTACAAAATGGTTCCTGGAAAGGGACGGGTTAAGCGATTCGGAATATTATAA
- a CDS encoding CapA family protein, protein MINSSVRIVIAGDLFPSENNIKLFEEADAEALYGKEVCRMFAKADFSIANLEGALTDSTVAQQKDGPVIKAPKATIAGIKNLGLSALALANNHITDYQQQGIDDTLDILNDAGILYVGIAPKKGCSSPPVSHVSITINDKKICVYNVSETFFNKPTKEMAGAYVYDEWIVLNEIKALKQRHDFIIVIYHGGAEYLPYPTPQTRTRFHRMADCGADFITAQHTHCIGCEEWYNGSYLLHGQGNFHFARQKKYLNLTRQGLIAEITITDNGFSVNNHIVTIKDNVLCYDDKQDLTPFYERSKRLNDEDYIIEQYSKVKVEEIMRMFLVAAKGSYPLRRITRRLFPNSVKHPEHTYTLPQMLRNFNLVQGERTSEDMYYVWKYLLNNYTQYGK, encoded by the coding sequence ATGATTAACAGTTCTGTCAGAATAGTTATAGCAGGTGATTTGTTCCCCTCCGAAAATAATATCAAATTGTTTGAAGAGGCTGATGCCGAAGCACTTTATGGCAAGGAAGTATGCCGAATGTTTGCAAAAGCAGACTTTTCCATAGCCAACCTTGAAGGTGCGCTAACAGATTCAACCGTAGCTCAACAAAAAGACGGGCCTGTGATAAAAGCCCCGAAAGCTACAATTGCCGGTATTAAGAATCTTGGCCTTTCTGCTTTGGCTTTAGCCAACAACCACATAACAGACTATCAGCAGCAAGGCATAGATGACACGCTTGATATACTTAATGATGCAGGAATCCTATATGTTGGCATCGCTCCAAAGAAAGGTTGTTCTTCTCCACCCGTCAGCCATGTGAGCATCACGATAAATGATAAAAAGATATGCGTCTATAACGTATCAGAGACTTTCTTCAATAAGCCCACTAAAGAGATGGCTGGCGCATATGTTTATGACGAGTGGATTGTTTTGAACGAAATCAAAGCGCTAAAACAGCGGCATGATTTCATAATAGTCATTTACCACGGTGGTGCGGAGTATCTGCCATATCCCACACCACAAACGAGGACACGCTTCCATCGTATGGCAGACTGTGGGGCGGATTTCATTACGGCACAACATACCCATTGCATTGGATGTGAGGAATGGTACAATGGTTCCTATTTGTTACATGGCCAGGGCAACTTCCATTTTGCCAGGCAGAAAAAATATCTCAATCTTACAAGGCAAGGACTTATCGCAGAAATCACCATTACAGATAATGGCTTTTCGGTTAATAATCACATTGTGACTATTAAAGACAATGTGCTTTGCTATGATGACAAACAAGACCTAACACCCTTTTATGAGCGTAGCAAGCGCCTGAATGACGAAGATTATATTATAGAGCAATATTCAAAGGTGAAGGTTGAGGAAATTATGCGTATGTTTCTTGTTGCAGCTAAAGGCAGTTATCCTTTGCGGCGAATTACCCGACGACTCTTCCCAAACTCGGTAAAACACCCAGAACACACGTACACATTGCCCCAAATGCTTCGTAATTTCAATCTTGTACAAGGTGAACGTACAAGCGAAGATATGTATTATGTGTGGAAATATTTATTAAACAATTATACCCAATATGGAAAATAA
- a CDS encoding lipopolysaccharide biosynthesis protein, with product MIWTVLQKYSTMFIKFISGIILARLLTPFDYGCIGMLMIFMVLAEAFIDGGFGSALIQKKRPTQEDYSTIFWFNVGMSVLLYAIIYVSAPAIARFYNIPLLCDVLRVQGVILFIYAFNVIQRNQLHKKMNFKFLAIVTITTSISALIITILMAYHGFGVWALVTQNIITAAIPALIFWFYIKWRPIWTFSVKSFRELFSFGIYMFLTHLVNRFGQQLQGLLIGRFYTASTMGYYSKADGTEKLASTSISSVMTQVTYPLYAEAQDDKEKLTNMIRRITMTLTYITFPLMFILLLCAKPIFVLLYSDRWLQSVPYFQVLCLAGLAYCLQSANLQSIAAIGKSRTMFLWTLFKRIVGIGFVVGGLILWGMKGLLVGVVLNTWFAYLVNISLVSKHIGYKWWRQLFDLMPVTVASIVAAAISYGCGYLLKLDMYPDGILKLLVYSAIYLGWSFLAKPEAFVYFKSVVDPMISKVRKRKQKKQL from the coding sequence ATGATCTGGACAGTGTTGCAGAAATATTCTACAATGTTCATCAAGTTTATTTCCGGCATCATCTTGGCGCGCCTGCTCACACCATTTGACTATGGTTGCATCGGTATGCTGATGATATTTATGGTGTTGGCCGAAGCATTTATCGATGGAGGTTTCGGTTCTGCCCTGATACAAAAGAAGCGACCTACACAAGAGGACTATTCTACCATCTTTTGGTTCAACGTCGGTATGTCGGTATTACTCTATGCCATTATCTATGTCAGCGCCCCTGCTATTGCTCGTTTCTACAATATTCCGCTCTTGTGCGATGTCCTCCGTGTGCAGGGAGTGATATTATTCATCTATGCTTTTAATGTCATCCAGAGGAACCAGTTGCACAAGAAGATGAACTTTAAGTTTCTTGCCATCGTTACCATTACAACGTCCATTTCTGCCCTGATTATAACCATTCTCATGGCCTATCATGGCTTCGGTGTCTGGGCGTTGGTAACCCAGAATATTATTACTGCCGCCATTCCTGCCCTCATATTCTGGTTTTACATCAAGTGGAGGCCCATTTGGACTTTTTCTGTCAAGTCATTTCGGGAACTGTTTAGTTTTGGCATCTATATGTTCCTGACCCATTTAGTCAATCGCTTCGGGCAACAATTGCAGGGTCTGTTAATTGGCAGATTTTACACTGCATCTACTATGGGTTATTATTCCAAAGCAGACGGAACCGAAAAACTTGCCTCCACTTCCATTAGTAGTGTGATGACCCAAGTAACCTATCCTCTTTATGCTGAAGCACAGGATGACAAGGAAAAACTGACCAACATGATTCGTCGCATCACGATGACACTCACTTATATCACATTTCCATTGATGTTCATTCTTTTGCTTTGCGCCAAGCCAATATTCGTTTTGCTTTATTCCGACCGTTGGTTACAGAGTGTCCCTTATTTTCAAGTTTTATGTTTAGCAGGTTTGGCTTATTGCCTACAATCGGCAAATCTGCAATCTATTGCAGCAATAGGGAAAAGCAGAACAATGTTTCTATGGACGTTGTTTAAAAGAATTGTTGGAATTGGCTTTGTTGTAGGTGGTTTGATTTTATGGGGTATGAAAGGACTTCTGGTAGGTGTGGTCCTGAACACGTGGTTCGCTTACCTTGTGAATATCAGTTTGGTCTCGAAGCATATAGGATACAAATGGTGGAGACAGTTGTTTGACTTAATGCCGGTTACTGTAGCTTCTATTGTTGCTGCGGCCATTAGCTATGGTTGTGGCTATTTGCTGAAACTCGACATGTATCCCGATGGCATCCTGAAACTGTTGGTTTACTCCGCCATCTATCTGGGTTGGTCTTTCCTGGCGAAGCCCGAAGCTTTTGTATACTTTAAGTCAGTCGTTGACCCAATGATTTCGAAAGTCAGAAAAAGGAAACAGAAAAAACAATTATGA
- a CDS encoding GNAT family N-acetyltransferase, whose product MNTEINIIEKPEWVSWDEIHQVLWKAHEKNRENGVFMSYPSLTGDEIKKRVENNGKMYLALEGQHVIGTLALIIKQGNKWYNKGTYGYLCFGAVLPDYSGKGIYRSMYKIAESTALNMGISVITRDTNEHNARMLKISKQEGYHFVECKAYKDHFNIVRAKWLDGCPYPSWYIKLKFHLSKFKQKTRYKMVPGKGRVKRFGIL is encoded by the coding sequence ATGAATACGGAGATTAATATTATAGAAAAGCCTGAATGGGTATCATGGGACGAGATACATCAAGTCCTTTGGAAAGCTCATGAGAAAAATCGTGAGAATGGCGTTTTTATGTCATACCCTTCACTTACAGGAGATGAAATAAAAAAAAGAGTAGAGAATAATGGCAAAATGTATCTTGCACTTGAGGGGCAACATGTAATAGGAACTTTAGCATTAATAATAAAACAAGGAAACAAATGGTATAATAAAGGAACGTATGGTTATCTCTGTTTTGGCGCAGTACTTCCCGATTATAGCGGTAAAGGTATATATCGTTCAATGTACAAAATAGCAGAATCTACTGCTCTAAATATGGGAATTAGCGTTATTACGCGAGATACAAATGAACATAATGCCAGAATGCTTAAAATATCAAAGCAAGAAGGTTATCATTTTGTAGAATGTAAAGCATACAAAGATCATTTCAATATAGTTCGTGCTAAATGGTTAGATGGTTGTCCTTATCCCTCATGGTATATCAAATTGAAATTCCATTTATCCAAATTCAAACAAAAGACTCGTTACAAAATGGTTCCTGGAAAGGGACGGGTTAAGCGATTCGGAATATTATAA
- a CDS encoding sugar-transfer associated ATP-grasp domain-containing protein, giving the protein MSKLLKKLIVKIHKYLEMRQKKHEITRKFKYLNERRKLTKEQKKEIQDFYLSVIGKKIPLYGHEYFYSRNGIFSKYYIPSTLYLCDLLPKANDQKLSPFFADKNFTELLFPGENIVHSFLKNINGYYYYDDKPVSEEEAVLRCQNMNEVIIKPSRESKGNGVQLITVKDGIIDKDGKSIHQLFKKYKMNFLLQNRVHQHKDMAALNPSSLNTLRILSYRSGMEVLIIYSVVRIGRSGQVIDNQSAGGLSTTISSDGKLGKFSYGKVGSDNIEETDTGIRLEGYQIPSYDKAIEFVKRLHYRLPFFHIIGWDVAIEENGEPILIEFNTKPGLSQSAFGSGLGEYTERIIRELWLRPNTKYPD; this is encoded by the coding sequence ATGTCAAAATTATTAAAAAAGCTGATAGTAAAGATTCACAAATATCTTGAAATGCGACAAAAAAAACATGAGATAACCCGAAAATTCAAATATCTCAATGAGCGTCGCAAATTAACAAAAGAGCAGAAAAAGGAGATACAAGATTTTTATCTCAGTGTTATAGGGAAAAAGATACCTTTGTATGGACATGAATATTTCTATTCCCGTAATGGAATTTTTTCTAAGTATTACATTCCTTCAACATTGTATTTGTGCGATTTGTTACCCAAGGCGAATGACCAAAAATTATCTCCATTTTTTGCGGACAAAAATTTCACCGAGTTGCTTTTCCCTGGTGAAAATATCGTGCATTCATTTCTAAAAAATATCAACGGTTACTATTATTATGACGATAAGCCCGTCTCTGAAGAAGAAGCCGTCCTCCGCTGCCAGAATATGAATGAGGTGATAATTAAGCCCTCACGAGAATCAAAGGGCAATGGTGTTCAACTTATTACAGTAAAGGATGGTATTATAGACAAAGACGGGAAATCCATCCATCAGTTGTTCAAAAAATATAAGATGAACTTTCTGCTTCAAAATAGGGTTCACCAACACAAGGATATGGCTGCTCTGAATCCTTCTTCTCTGAACACTTTGCGAATCCTTTCATATCGCTCAGGGATGGAAGTGTTGATTATCTATTCTGTAGTCCGAATTGGCCGGTCTGGACAAGTAATAGATAATCAAAGCGCAGGTGGATTAAGTACGACAATTAGTTCGGATGGTAAATTAGGAAAATTCTCTTATGGGAAGGTTGGTAGTGATAATATTGAAGAGACTGATACGGGGATTCGTTTAGAAGGCTATCAAATACCTTCGTATGATAAAGCAATAGAATTTGTGAAGAGGTTGCATTATAGGCTGCCATTTTTCCATATCATTGGATGGGATGTGGCTATAGAGGAGAATGGCGAACCTATATTAATTGAATTTAATACTAAACCAGGATTAAGTCAGTCGGCCTTTGGTTCCGGGTTGGGTGAATATACTGAAAGGATTATTCGTGAACTATGGCTGAGGCCAAATACGAAATATCCAGATTAA
- a CDS encoding CapA family protein: MNKQIRIFFAGDFCSKPSTSRITVSDELKCLIQSCDLKVVNFEVPLKPSGALPPQVRERFFQNDDAPNFLRSIGFNLFQLANNHAFDWGEEGFKKTKSALGNQSFGAGTYDEAYKIKVCETNGLKIGFLSLSFAAYTGVFDNVRNHEGLGCAYINDLKVNHVIIEAKKEADYLFVLPHDGIEYIDVPLPETIARYRDFIDYGADGVIGTHPHCPQGWEIYKNKPIFYSLGNFLFNSKENYEFRANCPHWYEGLCVLMTIEKNSIKWEVLNTRNVDNVRLIIDSDKERIEHNRQLCRYLADKDAYDNYLNKICKTLGQKELSIVDRVFHPQTIKECTKLLFNNWKSRLVGKDFTNDNRLLRLLTHDARRALLMQTLKRNSNK, from the coding sequence ATGAATAAGCAAATTAGAATATTTTTCGCAGGAGATTTCTGTTCAAAACCGTCAACATCACGAATCACTGTGTCTGATGAATTGAAATGTTTGATTCAATCGTGCGATTTGAAGGTGGTGAACTTTGAAGTCCCGCTTAAACCAAGTGGTGCATTGCCTCCTCAAGTGAGAGAAAGGTTCTTCCAAAATGACGATGCTCCTAATTTCCTGCGTAGTATTGGCTTTAATCTATTCCAATTAGCAAATAATCACGCCTTTGACTGGGGTGAGGAAGGGTTCAAGAAAACCAAATCCGCTTTAGGGAATCAATCGTTTGGTGCAGGAACATACGATGAAGCATATAAAATCAAGGTCTGCGAGACAAACGGACTAAAGATAGGATTTCTGTCGCTATCGTTCGCAGCTTATACAGGTGTGTTTGATAATGTGAGGAACCACGAAGGGTTGGGTTGTGCTTATATTAATGACTTGAAAGTGAACCATGTCATCATAGAAGCGAAAAAGGAAGCGGATTATTTGTTTGTTCTACCCCATGACGGCATTGAATACATTGATGTTCCCTTGCCTGAAACCATCGCCCGCTATCGTGACTTTATTGACTATGGTGCAGATGGGGTAATTGGAACACACCCTCATTGTCCTCAAGGATGGGAGATATATAAAAACAAGCCCATTTTCTATAGTCTCGGAAACTTTCTTTTCAACAGTAAGGAAAACTACGAGTTTAGAGCAAATTGCCCCCATTGGTATGAAGGATTATGTGTGTTGATGACCATTGAAAAGAATAGCATCAAATGGGAAGTGTTGAACACTCGCAATGTTGACAATGTCAGACTCATAATAGACTCTGACAAAGAAAGAATCGAACATAATAGACAATTGTGCCGTTATCTTGCTGATAAAGATGCGTATGACAACTATTTAAACAAGATTTGTAAAACACTAGGTCAAAAAGAACTGTCAATCGTTGATAGAGTTTTTCATCCACAAACCATAAAGGAATGCACAAAACTGTTGTTTAATAATTGGAAAAGCAGGCTGGTGGGAAAAGATTTTACAAACGACAATCGTCTGCTAAGACTTCTTACGCATGATGCAAGAAGGGCCTTGCTTATGCAGACTTTGAAACGTAATAGCAACAAATAA
- a CDS encoding ChbG/HpnK family deacetylase, producing the protein MVRIIINADDFGKSPRRNQAINDSFTQGLICSAGLIVTGKYLPEAIELAKAGKYMDKLHLHFNLSANLLQEGSEDAPLTEAMRKDPFFCKDQKFLKYHGLPKEFSCIRKWRLVYDELVAQYKKFNEVTEGKADYKHVDFHLWYNLTWSVAVALNLFTRKYKIESVRYWGLHQMNKRRFKIYRFLSWNHLVKSIPATNIDYFLSKRDSFKQYNVVELYCHPNYKDGVFLDDSPSYFKHERQPMMKQIQMLKELGGIEFLSWEDSFKKR; encoded by the coding sequence ATGGTTCGAATAATAATCAATGCTGATGATTTCGGAAAAAGTCCTAGACGAAATCAAGCTATTAATGACTCCTTCACACAAGGTTTGATTTGTTCTGCCGGACTGATTGTTACAGGAAAATATCTACCTGAGGCCATAGAACTTGCTAAAGCGGGGAAGTATATGGACAAGTTGCACCTCCATTTCAACTTATCTGCCAACCTACTGCAAGAAGGTTCCGAAGATGCTCCCCTGACTGAGGCGATGAGAAAAGACCCATTTTTCTGCAAAGACCAGAAGTTTTTGAAGTATCATGGATTGCCAAAAGAGTTTTCCTGCATCAGGAAATGGAGGCTAGTCTATGATGAGTTGGTTGCACAGTATAAGAAATTCAATGAAGTTACTGAAGGAAAGGCTGACTATAAGCATGTGGACTTTCATTTATGGTATAATCTGACATGGTCGGTAGCCGTTGCCTTAAACCTTTTTACACGAAAATACAAGATTGAGTCCGTTCGATATTGGGGATTACATCAAATGAACAAACGAAGATTCAAAATTTATAGATTTTTAAGTTGGAATCATTTAGTAAAATCTATACCAGCGACAAATATCGATTATTTCCTCTCAAAAAGAGATTCCTTTAAGCAGTATAATGTCGTTGAATTATATTGTCATCCGAATTATAAGGATGGTGTATTTTTAGATGACAGTCCATCTTATTTTAAACATGAACGTCAGCCAATGATGAAACAAATTCAAATGCTGAAAGAGTTAGGAGGTATAGAGTTCTTATCATGGGAGGATTCCTTTAAAAAACGATAA
- a CDS encoding NAD(P)-dependent oxidoreductase — translation MRIALIKETKTPVDNRVALTPKQVAELNKQYPQHRIVVQSSDIRAFTDEDYRAEGVQVQDDISDADILFGIKEAKIESLIPDKHYFFFAHIAKMQDYNRPLLQSMLAKNLTFSDYEYLVDENSERVCAFGWWAGVVGVYYTLRGYLLREGCVLLPNPDRKFTLAQMRTILATAQLPKVKILITGNGRVAQGATYGMRECRAQELTYAQFMSDEPVNMLSFYQASVDELVKRKDGKPFNRSDFRNNPEEYESDFIKYAKHTDIFISCHFWDPKAPVYLEQEDFIKNQLPIKMIGDVTCDICGSIKSTIRPATHAEPYYDFNPITHKEELPFSSKDNITVMAVDTCPNALAIDASEYFGEMLTEYVFKPLLKGEHSDVIDRSTILEKGQLTHRFEYLQDFAEGR, via the coding sequence GAGAATAGCTTTAATCAAAGAAACCAAGACCCCTGTGGACAATCGCGTGGCACTTACTCCTAAGCAAGTGGCTGAACTGAATAAACAGTATCCTCAGCACAGAATTGTTGTCCAATCCAGCGACATCCGTGCTTTCACCGATGAGGACTATCGTGCAGAAGGTGTCCAGGTGCAGGATGATATTAGCGATGCAGACATTCTTTTCGGTATCAAAGAAGCAAAGATTGAGAGTCTTATTCCGGACAAGCATTATTTTTTCTTCGCCCATATAGCCAAGATGCAGGATTATAATCGCCCGTTGCTTCAGTCTATGCTGGCAAAGAATCTTACCTTTTCTGACTATGAGTATCTTGTCGATGAGAATAGTGAGCGTGTCTGTGCATTTGGTTGGTGGGCTGGTGTGGTTGGCGTTTATTATACTTTGCGTGGCTATCTTCTCCGTGAAGGTTGTGTATTACTCCCCAACCCAGACCGTAAGTTCACGTTGGCTCAGATGCGTACTATCTTGGCTACAGCACAGTTGCCAAAGGTGAAGATTCTGATTACAGGTAATGGACGTGTAGCTCAGGGCGCTACTTATGGGATGCGCGAATGCCGTGCTCAGGAACTGACATACGCGCAGTTTATGAGTGACGAGCCTGTAAACATGCTTTCTTTTTACCAGGCATCTGTCGATGAGCTGGTGAAACGAAAAGATGGCAAGCCATTCAATCGGAGCGATTTCCGCAATAATCCCGAAGAATATGAAAGTGATTTTATAAAATATGCAAAGCATACTGACATTTTCATTTCTTGTCATTTTTGGGATCCCAAAGCCCCCGTTTATCTTGAACAGGAAGACTTTATCAAAAACCAGTTGCCTATTAAAATGATTGGTGACGTCACCTGTGACATTTGTGGAAGTATTAAGTCAACCATCAGACCTGCTACCCATGCTGAACCGTATTATGACTTCAATCCCATAACTCATAAGGAAGAGTTGCCCTTCTCGTCTAAGGATAATATTACGGTAATGGCTGTTGACACTTGTCCCAACGCTCTGGCAATCGATGCCAGTGAGTATTTTGGAGAGATGTTGACAGAGTACGTTTTCAAACCCTTGCTTAAAGGTGAGCATTCCGATGTGATTGACCGTTCAACGATTTTGGAAAAAGGGCAACTGACTCATAGATTTGAGTATCTGCAAGATTTTGCTGAAGGCCGTTAG